From the genome of Brevundimonas sp. NIBR11:
CCTGATCGAGGCCATGGACATGCGCGAGGCGCAGCGGGCCTACGAAGCCAATCTGAACGTCATCGAGACGGCGCGGGCGATGGACGCCCGCACGCTCGATATCCTGAAGCGATAGGGCCTGATCCATGTCGATGAATCCCTTGATGGCGGCTCGCGCCTACGCCCAGGCGCAGGGAAGCGGCGGGGCTTCGGCCGGCGCGGCGGCGGCCGGCGGGACCGAGTTCTCGCAGATGCTGACCAACGTCATGGGCGACATGACGCAGCAGACCCGAACCGCCGAGACCAACATGACCCAGGCGATCCAGGGTCAGGGTTCGATGAT
Proteins encoded in this window:
- the fliE gene encoding flagellar hook-basal body complex protein FliE; protein product: MNPLMAARAYAQAQGSGGASAGAAAAGGTEFSQMLTNVMGDMTQQTRTAETNMTQAIQGQGSMIDVVTSISSAEASLQTVIAVRDQVISAYQEIMRMPI